Proteins encoded within one genomic window of Deinococcus metallilatus:
- a CDS encoding NRAMP family divalent metal transporter produces the protein MNRTAPRPRTVSWRRLLGPGLITGASDDDPSGIATYSQVGAQFGFGLLWTMLFTFPLMAATQEISARIGRVTGRGLASNLREFAPAPLLYGVTALLVGANVINLGADLGAMGAALHLLIGGHAHLYTALLALLSVALLVFVPYSRYVRGLRWLTLALFTYVATVFVVRVPWSEALRATLLPHLSWNAASLQALVAVLGTTISPYLFFWQASQEVEDSRAEPGETRLRHRPDLAPAQFRRIRLDTLVGMGFSNLVAYFIILTAAVTLHASGQTHIATAAQAAQALRPVAGRLAFALFALGIVGTGLLAVPVLTGSAAFAVGEALRWPVGLARRPLEARGFYLVLGASALLGVGLNFTPVDPIRALVLAAVVNGVASAPVMAAMLLLASSRRVMGEFVLPHGLKVLGWIAALVMLTASVLMLATLGR, from the coding sequence GTGAACCGGACCGCACCCCGCCCCCGGACGGTTTCCTGGCGGCGCCTGCTCGGGCCCGGCCTGATCACCGGGGCGTCGGACGACGATCCCAGCGGCATCGCCACCTACTCGCAGGTCGGGGCGCAGTTCGGCTTCGGCCTGCTGTGGACGATGCTGTTCACCTTCCCCCTGATGGCCGCCACCCAGGAGATCAGCGCGCGCATCGGGCGGGTCACCGGGCGGGGGCTGGCGAGCAACCTGCGCGAGTTCGCCCCGGCTCCGCTGCTGTACGGGGTCACGGCCCTGCTGGTGGGGGCGAACGTCATCAACCTGGGGGCCGACCTGGGCGCGATGGGAGCGGCCCTGCACCTCCTGATCGGCGGGCACGCGCACCTCTACACCGCGCTCCTCGCGCTGCTGTCGGTCGCGCTGCTGGTGTTCGTGCCGTACTCCCGGTACGTGCGGGGGCTGCGGTGGCTCACCCTGGCCCTGTTCACCTACGTCGCCACGGTGTTCGTGGTGCGGGTGCCGTGGAGTGAGGCGCTGCGGGCCACCCTCCTGCCCCACCTGAGCTGGAACGCGGCCAGCCTCCAGGCCCTGGTCGCGGTGCTCGGCACCACCATCAGCCCGTACCTCTTCTTCTGGCAGGCCTCGCAGGAGGTCGAGGACTCACGGGCCGAGCCCGGGGAGACGCGGCTGCGCCACCGCCCCGACCTCGCCCCCGCGCAGTTCCGGCGCATCCGGCTCGACACCCTGGTCGGCATGGGCTTCTCGAACCTGGTGGCCTACTTCATCATCCTGACGGCCGCCGTGACGCTCCACGCCTCGGGGCAGACCCACATCGCGACGGCGGCGCAGGCGGCACAGGCCCTGCGGCCCGTGGCGGGCCGCCTCGCCTTCGCCCTCTTCGCGCTCGGGATCGTCGGGACGGGCCTGCTCGCGGTGCCGGTGCTCACGGGCTCGGCCGCCTTCGCGGTGGGCGAGGCGCTGCGCTGGCCCGTCGGCCTGGCCCGGAGGCCCCTGGAGGCCCGGGGCTTCTACCTCGTCCTGGGCGCCTCGGCCCTGCTCGGGGTGGGGCTGAACTTCACGCCGGTCGACCCCATCCGCGCGCTGGTTCTCGCGGCGGTCGTCAACGGGGTGGCGAGCGCCCCGGTGATGGCGGCGATGCTGCTGCTGGCATCGAGCCGCCGGGTGATGGGCGAGTTCGTCCTGCCGCACGGCCTGAAGGTCCTCGGCTGGATCGCCGCCCTGGTGATGCTCACGGCGAGCGTCCTGATGCTGGCGACCCTGGGCCGGTGA
- a CDS encoding phosphatidate phosphatase App1 family protein → MTDLVDTVIVTGVVQGRAVQNVLMANGTTRPLFPDVPALLRGQAARGPVISLSNSPDGLTVSPRTLLRVHGLPEGPLFFREGAAEHKSRVLDTLARTTTARFTLIGDSGERDPETYAQFVQEHPGWVERLLIRDVGTPARRQEVGRRLTPLGAPFGFLPAAP, encoded by the coding sequence GTGACCGACCTCGTCGACACGGTGATCGTCACGGGCGTCGTCCAGGGCCGGGCAGTGCAAAACGTCCTGATGGCCAACGGCACGACCCGGCCCCTCTTCCCGGACGTCCCTGCCCTCCTGCGCGGGCAGGCGGCGCGCGGGCCGGTCATCTCCCTCAGCAACAGTCCCGACGGGCTGACGGTCTCCCCGCGGACCCTGCTGCGCGTCCACGGGCTTCCCGAGGGGCCGCTGTTCTTCCGCGAGGGCGCCGCAGAGCACAAGAGCCGCGTCCTCGACACTCTGGCGCGGACCACCACCGCCCGGTTCACGTTGATCGGGGACAGCGGGGAGCGCGACCCGGAGACCTACGCCCAGTTCGTCCAGGAGCATCCGGGCTGGGTCGAACGCCTCCTGATCCGGGACGTCGGCACCCCGGCGCGTCGCCAGGAGGTTGGGCGGCGGCTCACGCCGCTGGGCGCTCCCTTCGGATTCCTGCCCGCTGCCCCCTGA